In Gossypium arboreum isolate Shixiya-1 chromosome 3, ASM2569848v2, whole genome shotgun sequence, the sequence ATGCATCACGCATGACATTACCTTACCTTATATTGCATCATGTATGACATTaccttatattattatataaaatctTTTATAGTACTTCATCTTTGTATAAAAAAGTCTTAATGACAAATTCTAACTTTTAGGGGCCTACAATTTTTGTCAATTTCTCTTTTTTTGagcttaaatttttttgaaaagagTCGAATTTTATCATCAATCTTTTAAAGAtagttaaattgaatttttaacagaaatacAGACTAAACCGTTAAAAATTTAAACAAGGCAACTCGCATGATAATCCACGTATACATCATcataattttttaacttttataaataaatttacattttataattttttaattatgtgttcatGTGTTGTATAAGATAAGTAATGCCATATCAACATGAAGTGTACATAAACTGTCACGAGAGTTGTCACGCtaatactaaaaaaaattaatattttaaatagtatTTAAAAAAGTATTgttttttaaaaggttaataaCCGAATTTAGGGTGAGTTTAGATGGGCGATGCATTTAACTGCGGTTTGTGTAAAAATAAAGATGGCGGTGATATTAGATACTGTAGCGATACTATATCGTGAGATAAAAAATAAGTTAAACACACTGTACCGTACCCAATCGCCCATCCAAACTCACACTTAGTTAAAAAAAAGAGGgccaaattaataaaaaaatataaatattgaggGTGAAATTTAGAATTATGTCATGAAAAAAACACACCCCATCGTTATCTTAGACAAATCTTTGACCAGTAATCCTATTATAAATTTCCACTCAGCGCTCTCAGAATCTCTGAACTAATCTCCCAACCATGGCGGTCGTGAAATTGTTCGGAGCTTGGTTTAGTCCGTACGCTTACAGAGTAATTTGGGCTCTGAAACTCAAAGGCATACCTTACGAATATATTGAAGAAGATCTCCGCAACAAGAGTCCTTTGCTTCTTCAATATAATCCAATTCATAAGAAAGTCCCGGTGCTCGTTCATGACGGAAAACCGATCTGTGAATCCACCGTCATCCTTCAATATATCGATGAAATTTGGCCGCAGAATCCCTTGCTGCCGGCTGATCCCTATGACAGAGCCGCTACTCTGTTTTGGATCAAATTTGCAGATGACAAGGTAAATtctgttcttttcttttttggatTAAATACAAAATTAACCCTCCAACTATATCGTATTTATCACTTAGCTGTCTAAGAGttctttttttcctcttctttgcaaaatgatttttaaatggttaattttgtCTTATTTTACCAAAAACACAGTACCATGTTTTATTGCCATCGTGCACTTTTTAGGTAAAATGTAACAAAATTAATAGTTTAAGtatatttttaccaaaaaattTAGGTACttaaaatgagaaaattgatatGTTTAGacactaattttgaattaaaccttttatttatttatttgatgcaTATAACGATTTTCCcgtttattgatttttatatttatatttgtttatcTATATTAATATCCAAAATTATTTATTAAGTGTTGTACTTGAATTGGGAGAAACTATTTTATAGACCCTTCCCACCATATCATTTATTGTTCAtttctaattatttaataatattttagtaattttttcatGTCATTGACATATAAAATTGGTAATTTTTACTCTAAACCGAATTCAATTGTTAACAcagttaaatttttattaaatttttggtgtgatattttaaaataaaaaaatagttattCATTTGGTAGtcatataacaaaaaaaaaaggagttCTGAACTTGAATTTAGCAAAAAAAATTGTGTTTACGattatatttacatttttaaatgGGTTAAATCATTATTTAAGGCGTGAACTTGGCAACAATTCTCACATTGGGTCACATGTTTAGGCTTGAAATAGGTAATTGTTCCCGTATTTGGGCTTGactttttttgtccaagttaatCCCTAAACGTGGTAATTGTTCTCATGTAAGTGCTTGGACTAGGCAATTGTTCCCATGTTAGGGCTTGAACATTAGGGTTTTCAAGAAAACATAGGGACTAAGGTATTCTTTGATAAACTAAAAGATTAAGTGCAGAAAAAATAaggttgaaaatttaagtattgaAAATTTAAGTCTGAacttaagttataaaatttgtttgatatattacttaaaattaattacgGAATATAATTATATTGTTTGATAAATAGAGATTttgtattataaaaattatattttacattttattcttaatttttaaacattttaccTTATTCTAAACCATAATTGTAATTTTAAACGTAAGGTTTTTACAGGataacataatattaaaataaataaaataaaattgagttAATTGAAAATATTCCCTATTAAGTGATAAGTACCTTTTATCAGGTCATACCGTGAGAACAATTGCcaagtttaaggactaatttgaccAAAAAAAAAGTTCATACCCCAATGTGGGAGTAGTTACTAAGTTCGAACCCGTGAAGTGATTTAaccttttttcaatttaaaaaaaatgggaTTAAATTTCTTAAAACAAAAATAGGAGGACCAAATTTCAAATATACAAAGAATACAAAaatttgtattatattttaacctagttgaaatctttgaaaatattttatcatACATAAATTTTGATGGTTGATAATAAAATCCCATATCTCTGTTTAAAACAGGGTTATTTAATGTCAAAGCTTTACCAAACCGACGGCGAAGAACAGCAGGCGGCAGTGAAGGAGTGGTTGGAAATGTTGGAAGTCATGGAAGAACATGCGTTGATCGGAGGGAAAAAATTCTTCGGCGGAGAAGAGATAAACATGGTGGACATGGCATTTTCCTTTGTTGCTTACTGGCTTGGGGTTATTGAAGACGTAGTAGGGCTTGAAATCTTTGAGCCACACAAGTTCCCTCTAGTGAGCTTGTGGAtccaaaattttaaatcaatcccTGTAATCAAAGAAAACTTGCCTGATGCTGATAAGATGTTTGCTTTATTGAAGCATGGTAGAGAGATGATGTTGGCATCAAAATCGGATTAGGGTTTGGACACTTGTGTTCTTTATTGAAGGTTTTCAGAATTCGAACTGATCAGGTCACTGTTTTGTTAACCCAATAATTTCGATTAGTTTATATTGCATCATGCATGACATTACCTTATATTATTATGTAAAATCTTTTATAATACTTCATCTTTGTATAAAAAAGTCTTAATGAAAAATTCTAACTTTTAAGGGCCTACAATTTTTGttgatttctcttttttttttagttaaatttttgcttaatttttttttaaaagagtcGAATTTGATCATCAATCTTTTAAAGATAGTCGAATTGAACTTTTAATAGAAATACTAACTAAaccgttaaaattttaaataaggcAACTTGCATGACAATCAACATATACTTTATggtaattttttaacttttataaaaaaattactttttttataatttttaattatgtgttcatGTGATATATAAGATAAGTGATACCATATCAACATGAAGTGTACATAAACAGTCACGAGAGTTGCCACGCCAGTACTaagaaaaattaatgttttaatcagtattttcattaaaaaagtattttatcttttttaaaaggttaataaCCGAATTTAGGATGAGTTTGGATGGGCGATGTGTTTAgctgcggttagtgtaaaaatagcagtggcggtgagattagatactatagcgatactgtagcgtgagacaaaaagtaagctaaacacACCGCACCGCACCCAATCACTCATCAAAACTCACCCTTAGTTAAAAAAAATGAgggtcaaattgataaaaaaaatgtaaatattgagGGTGAAATTTAGAATTATGCCATGAGAAAAACACACACCATCGCTACCTTAGTCAAAGCTTTGACCAGTAATCCTACTATAAATTTCCACTCACGGCTCTCAGAATCTCTGAACTAATCTCCCAACCATGGCGGTCGTGAAATTGTTCGGAGCTTGGTTTAGTACGTACGCTTACAGAGTAATTTGGGCTCTGAAACTCAAAGGCATACCTTACGAATATATCGAAGAAGATCTCCTCAACAAGAGTCCTTTGCTTCTTCAATATAATCCAATTCACAAGAAAGTCCCAGTGTTCGTTCATGACGGAAAACCGATCTGTGAATCCACCGTCATCCTTCAATATATCGACGAAATTTGGCCGCAGAATCCCTTGCTGCCGACTGATCCCTATGACAGAGCTGTTGCTCTGTTTTGGATCAAATTTGCAGATGATAAGGTAAAAtctgttcttttcttttttggatTAAATACAAAATTAACCCTCCAACTATTTCGTATTTATCACTTAGGTGTctaagagttttttttttctctcctttgcaaaatgattttaaaatggttaattttgtcTTATTTTACCAAAAATACAGTACCATGTTTTATTGCCATCATGCACTTTTTAGGTAAAATGTAACAAAATTAATAGTTTAAGtatatttttaccaaaaaaattaggtacttaaaatgagaaaattgatatGTTTAGacactaattttgaattaaaccttttatttatttatttgatgcaTATGACGATTTTCCCGTTTAttgattttatatttatatttatttatctatatttATAGCCAAAATTTTTAGTAAGTGTTGTACTGAAttaggagaaattattttatggaccaTTTCCACCAtatcatttatttttcattttcaagTATTTAATgccaattatttaataatatttcagtaattttttcaTGTCATTGACATATAAAATTAGTAATTTTTTACTCTAAACCCAAACTCAATTTTTAACatggttaatttttttattaaattttttggtgtgatattttgaaaaaaaaaatagttattcATTTGGTAGTCTTATAACCAAAAAAATGAGTTATGAACttgaatttaaccaaaaaaaTCGTGTTGACGattatatttacatttttaaatgGGTGAAATCATTATTTGAGGCCTAAACTTGGTAACAATTCTCACATTGGGCCACATGTTAAGGCTTGAATTAGGTAATTGCTCCCACATTggggtttaaatttttttttgtccaaattcGACCCTAAACGTGGTAATTGTTCTCATGTTAGTACTTGGACTAGGCAATTGTTCCCATGTTGGGACTTGAACATTAGGGTTTTCAAGAAAATATAGGGACTAAGGTGTtctttgataaattgaaaaataagagttgaaaatttaagtatcgaatttaagttataaattttttttgatgcattacttaaaattaattacaGAATATAATTATATTGTTTGATATATAGAttgaattataaaaaattatattttacattttattcttaatttttaaacattttaccTTATTCTAAAccataattgaaattttaaacaTAAGGTTTTTATAGGataacataatattaaaataaataaaataaaattgagttAATTGAAAATATTCCCTATTAAGTGATAAGTAGCTTTTATTAGGCCATACCTTGAGAACAATTGTcaagttcaaggactaatttgaacaaaaaaaaagttctTGCCCCAATGTGGGAGTAGTTGCTAAGTTCAAACCCCGTGAAGTGATTTAAccctttttaaatttaaaagtaatGGGATTAAATTTCTTAAAACAAAAATAGGAGGACTAAATTTCAAACATACAAAGAATACAAGGACTTGTAGCATATTTTAACCTAGTTGAAATCTTTGAAAATCTTTTATCGTATATAACTTTTGATGGCTGATACTAGAAATCCAATATCTCTGTTTAAAACAGGGTTGTTTAATATTAAAGCTTTATCGAGCCGATGGCGTAGAACAACAGGCGGTAGTGAAGGAGTGGCTGGAAATGTTGGAAGTCATGGAAGAACATGCGTTGATCGGAGTGAAAAAATTCTTCGGTGGAGACAAGATAAACATGGTGGACATTGCATTTTCCTTTGTTGCTCACTGGCTTGGGGTTTTCGAAGACGTATTAGGGCTTGAAATCTTTGAGCCACACAAGTTCCCTCGAGTGAGCTCGTGGATCCAAAATTTCAAATCAATCCCTGTAATCAAAGACAACTTGCCTGATGCTGATAAGATGTCTGCTTTCTATAAGCATGTTAGAGAGATGATCTTGGCATCAAAATCGAATTAGGGTTTGGACACTTGTGTTCTTTATAGAAGGTTTTCATAATTCGAACTGATCAGGTTATTGCTTTGTTAGTTCAATAATTTCGATCAgcttgtttaaataaatcatcaaaatcaaaataaaaatttttctaGTTCTATGGGTCCATACTAGTTTGCCACCCCTCCCTCCTATATCGGGCCTTTTCCTTTATTAAGTCTATTATATgtgttatttttttctttaaatcaaCTAATATAAATTTTTTAGCCCAATAAATATCTTTCCTATgcccaaaatattatttattcttttaattaccttgTAATGACCCGATTTTAAACGTTGTAGAAAAATGCAATTTTGAAATCTAATTCCATAAATCGAGTTAGTGGAATCATGAATAGAAAGGTTTAGAAGTTAGTATAAAAACAGATTAAATAATGGTTAAgtaatttaaccaaaaaaaaccattaattaaagtttaggaactaatttataaaaattcaaccgctgttgaaatttttaatttagaaaaatgatTGAGGACTTAATTAGTAATTAATTTGAGGACCTTGGAATTAACTGACTGTTATTAAAATATGATAGTGGAATGGTATGGTTACATCCACTTATCTTAATTAGCTTGACCACTAATGGTGATTAATTAAGCTAATTAAGGGCTTAATCATAGTATAAATACTAAGAGAGTGGAGAGAAAGATGAAGTCATCATCTTCCTCATTTTGTTTGGCCGTCCAAAGCTGAGAAGACGAAGGAAAAAcatctttgttttcttttccattataatccaaaattaatcactGGAATTAAGTTCTTTCCTTAAGATTTTTATGAAGTTTGAACCACgggagcttaatttagctaacacATGTATTAATTTCTTCAATTGTTAGATGTTCAGAAAGTTCCCATTAAAGTTTAATTGATGATTTTAAGCTTGAATTTGAAGAGATCGTTACTTagtaagtttagattatgttaAGGATTAAGTTAGAAATTAAGTTCAACTTAAAAGATAATTTTGTGAAATTAGGGgcaaaattgaataaagtgaaagCTATTATAAACTTATGGTATAGATTAAAAATACAAGGTCACTAATGGAAGGATATGAAATCGGATTTTGTTTTTATGTTAACTATCGAAAAATAAGAACATTTCGAATATaatgactaaaatgaataaaatgcaaatatatttgattatatatttttcatgagTTTGAGTGAGAACTAATACCatttttataattgaattatCAAACGCAGTTAAAAACAATGTTGAGACATCTCAAGAGAAAGAAAAGGTGAAAGCTGTAGACGAGTAGCTAATACGATTTGTACTTTCATGATTtgaattcaatatatatattgttaaaaacTACCTTGCTCGAGGTAAGTAATCTACTTGCCTCATGATTTGGTTTGTATataaatgatatgaaatgttatGAATTTAATTGAGATGAGCATGGTATAAATGAGTATTATATGAAACTATGGTAAGTGATCAtgaatataaatatgtatttggAATATTATTACCTTAGTAACTGTCTTAGATAAAGTCgggtatagttggcatgccataagattagTGTACAAGATTATACTTCAGTTTATACTGATGTGGCATGGAATGCATGCTATACTTCAAAAGTTtcgatgatgtaacaccccttacccgactTGTTAACAGATACGGATAAGGAATGCCACATTAAAATTTTCAGCTTCGATccctaaccatttcttacttttcTAACGTTATTTGGACTCTATACGATATTAAATCTCTTTTTAAGATTTTAtagtattaaatttttaattaaagaaTCCCAAATCATTTTTCCAGGATATTTTTAGGCGAATTTACGATTTTTAGCTTTGAAGTATTCATGTATCGAAACTTTAAAACACATGTATCAGGACCTGATGCCCATTGcagtataatttttaattatatatttagtttaattatttttaaaatttaatcatttctcGAAATGTACTATTATTAACTACATTTtgcctttcctttttttttcggCAAAATAAACAACTTTACGCAACACTATTAAGATAACACATTAGCTCGTGTAACGCTAATATAGCTTGCTTGTACTAAATCTCACACAGAATAAGGTTGATCTTTCAGTGAATCTTGTCGCCATAACCTTAGCCATATTCTTTTTAACATATACTTCGTAATATAATTCTCTTTACTTTAATGTATCTAATCTTACTAATTCaagtttcaaattttttttatttttactcaaTTATTTTAGTTTAATACACTTAATTcagtaaaattttcaaatattacaTTTAAACACTTATGTAATTAACTTGCTCATTTCCACTCTTATATTTTtccaaatttaataaataacccttAAAATTATAGTTACAcagtttttacgatttagtccccaAGCTCCCAAATTTACACTATTTTACAATTCAGTCCCTGGaagtcattttttttattttcaattcattCTTAAATCCCAGTTTGcccaattttgcaaaatagtctctctattcttcttcttctttttttttccaaaatttcgagattttataatttaatccctactattaaaatattatcaaaatttccacaaATTAGTCCATGATTTTTGAACcattaaactttcatattctatTTTTAGAATTGTAAATTCTAAAACCATATAAATTAGCTCTAAAACTCGTGTTTTGgaatctttacaatttaatccctatagtTTCAATACTATTTTATGCTCAACCtttcaattttcatatttcataatcataTAATTTAGTACTATGCCAAATTTTTAGATTTCACTACTCAACTTTTAACATTtggaattttataaattttacaatttaatccttcaattttatcaatttgaccACTTAACAAATTGTTTTCAATTTACTTCCAAATAGTATtcaaaatattccaaataaaaacTATTTTTATTGTCTCTTTTCGCGGCATTGCATATATGTTTTGGAAAATTCTCATATTACACGTGTTTATGCTTTTTACTCGAAGtttcttttttatatttaaatttgttgAGAGGAAGTCTAATTCATTTTTAGAGAAGTTTCCAAAATATAATCTATTGAAAGTTGatagatttaaattataataacagGGCAAAATCTGAATAATAAGCGCGACTCGAATCCAAGCCACACCTGGGGTGAGGAATATTCTTGACCATCAGGCCATCACATGAAGTTCAAAGTTGATAGATTGGTTTCTTTCACctaaataatacaaaaaataaaattaataactgaAATGGTATGCCCTTAAGATTATTTACCAAAATAGTATAGTTTTACTAGTGCCTCCTGTCAAATTGGCGACACTGGACTAAAATGTAATTATCTATAATATTAAGGGACTTGTTATGAATTTTTCCATTTAGAGTGGCTACTGGAGAAAAAGGGAAAGGGTGCCGCCTGACAGTGTGGCGGCACCAAACTTTAAATATGGCTAATTGCCTTGTAAGccttccttatttattattttctttttattcttcttCAACTCACTATATTGTTTTTAAACAGGTCCTTAACctatttttgtagttaaataagCCTTTAACTTATAATTTTTACTCACAAAAgccatttattttaatattaaagtaaatatattttgaatttcaagCTCTTATCTTAATTTGTTGTTGATGCAATAAAATTATATACAGTTGAACATCAACATAAAATCAAAAagtaatcaaaattttcaaaagagtAGTTAAGAATATCATGTATATAAGCGCtctcaagaaattttaaaattttattttttatttaataaaatattcacatcaacattaaatataaattagtttatattttttaaatagctTTACTTTGagtaaaatatatttactttaatattaaaataaaggacTTTTATTAGTAAAAACCATAAGTTAAGggcttatttaattataaaaatagtttaaggacttgtttaataataatatagtgagttgaaggagaataaaataaaaataataaatacggAGGGCTTACAAGAGAATTAGTCATATTTAAAGTTTGGTCCCTTTTTTCAGCAGCCGTCCTTAATGGAAAAATTCTATAATAAGTCTCTAAATACTTTATATCATTACATTTTAATCCTGTGCCGCCAATTTGATAGATGACaccaataaaattatattattttggtaaataatCTTATGGATATTTCAGTTATCCTTCAACTCGACATAGCATCACGGGAGTGAGACAAGTGATATCCATCTTAAACTACTTTATATTGCATCATGCATGACATTACcctttattattatataaaaatatttctatGTACTTTCTTTAATTCCTTTTATTAACACTTCATCTTTACCTTATTCAAAGATTTGACTACTAATCCTGTTGTAAATTTACACTCTCCACTCTCAGAATCTACCAGAAAATCGACTAATCTCCCAACCATGGCGGTCGTGAAACTGTTCGGAGCTTGGACTAGTCCGTACTGTTACAGGGTAATTTGGGCTTTGAAACTCAAAGGCATACCTTACGAATACATCGAAGAAGATCTCTCCAACAAGAGTCCTTTGCTTCTTCAATATAATCCAATTCATGAGAAAGTCCCGGTACTCCTTCACGACGGAAAACCGATCTGCGAATCCACCGTCATCCTTCGATATATCGATGAAGTTTGGCCGCAAAATCCCTTGCTGCCGGCTGATCCCCATGAGAGAGCTGTTGCTCTGTTTTGGATCAAATTTGCTGATGACAAggtataatcttttttttttggtttaaataCAAAAATAACCCTCAAAACTATATCGTATTTCTCACGTAGGTGtctaagggttttttttttttgtcaaaaatgatatttaaactgttaattttatcttattttaccAAAAACACAGTGCCATGTTTTATTGACATCGTACAACTTTTGGGTAAAATGTAatgaaattaattagtttaaGTATATTTTGACAAAAATATTTAGGTACCTAAATGAGAAATTTGATATAGTTGAAACATCAATTTTGCAGTTAAACCTTATTTATATATTTGGTGCATATGACGATTTTCccatttattgatttttatatttattaatctaTACTTATATATTAAGAGAGTGGTTTATTTATGTTTGTGTCCCTTTATTATGTTGAAATTTCGGATCTATTCATTCTATTTTAAATTGGCATAACTTAatcttatattttataatattattcgTAGATCCACATTTTAACAGTTGGTAATGTGAAATTTTAGTAGatctaaattatatttaattaaaataatataagaaGATGAAAACACCATTTGAAGAAAATTTTACCTTAGTAGATCTAAAGATATAAAGATACGGTCATTCCACTTATGAAGTAGGTA encodes:
- the LOC108475599 gene encoding probable glutathione S-transferase, translating into MAVVKLFGAWFSPYAYRVIWALKLKGIPYEYIEEDLRNKSPLLLQYNPIHKKVPVLVHDGKPICESTVILQYIDEIWPQNPLLPADPYDRAATLFWIKFADDKGYLMSKLYQTDGEEQQAAVKEWLEMLEVMEEHALIGGKKFFGGEEINMVDMAFSFVAYWLGVIEDVVGLEIFEPHKFPLVSLWIQNFKSIPVIKENLPDADKMFALLKHGREMMLASKSD
- the LOC108475671 gene encoding probable glutathione S-transferase; translated protein: MAVVKLFGAWFSTYAYRVIWALKLKGIPYEYIEEDLLNKSPLLLQYNPIHKKVPVFVHDGKPICESTVILQYIDEIWPQNPLLPTDPYDRAVALFWIKFADDKGCLILKLYRADGVEQQAVVKEWLEMLEVMEEHALIGVKKFFGGDKINMVDIAFSFVAHWLGVFEDVLGLEIFEPHKFPRVSSWIQNFKSIPVIKDNLPDADKMSAFYKHVREMILASKSN